A section of the Candidatus Zixiibacteriota bacterium genome encodes:
- a CDS encoding RDD family protein — translation MERATYFKREDYAGPGTRLAILMLDGLVLIGALVSLLIARAVFADLSKANVMVLVSLWPIVCVLYLGPLHASQLGTIGYLLTGYKLVDYRGERPALWRSFVRGCTILVLGFEAITDITCSNCRHTRQIFWDRIAETVVVRKGAQPEGCAELVTYLEFVASLNWEFREPDIMAVYRLRDR, via the coding sequence CTTCAAACGAGAAGACTACGCGGGCCCTGGAACACGATTAGCAATACTGATGTTGGATGGACTCGTGCTAATAGGCGCACTTGTCTCACTGTTGATCGCAAGGGCAGTCTTTGCCGACTTATCGAAAGCCAACGTGATGGTTTTGGTCTCGCTTTGGCCGATAGTGTGTGTGCTGTACTTGGGACCCCTTCATGCGTCGCAGTTGGGGACTATCGGATACCTTCTGACCGGCTACAAGTTGGTTGACTACAGGGGGGAGCGCCCTGCTTTGTGGCGATCGTTTGTGCGTGGCTGTACAATCTTGGTCCTTGGGTTCGAGGCTATAACTGATATTACATGCTCCAACTGTCGACATACCAGACAGATTTTCTGGGATCGGATCGCTGAAACTGTGGTGGTGCGCAAGGGCGCTCAACCGGAAGGGTGTGCGGAGTTAGTAACTTACTTGGAATTCGTGGCGAGCCTCAACTGGGAGTTTCGAGAACCTGATATCATGGCTGTGTATAGGCTTCGCGACAGGTAA
- a CDS encoding serine protease yields MFKTVLVKMCLTSLLVCFSTGLCQSNDNEPDEYGQWMAKPQSEWPQITMINQIEYTDNNHPIAGCGFLLDTGDEVLAATAKHILIYFKSDSMKTVSFDNTLKLWKMFPKDNPDDVVVVGELINENKEELLGEAPTGQDWLLFTLKKRSQNIQPLKLRSSPMQEGETVYIIGWRYSDKDCPQVIYEGNFVRSEEGSFLITTKELEDNTMPGLSGSPVIDSRGYLLGLMSQKAEKMERPSSTDYPKMLIGRRTNAKE; encoded by the coding sequence ATGTTCAAAACTGTACTTGTCAAGATGTGCTTGACGTCCTTGCTCGTCTGTTTTTCCACTGGGCTCTGTCAGAGCAATGACAATGAACCCGATGAATACGGACAATGGATGGCAAAACCTCAGAGTGAGTGGCCGCAGATCACGATGATTAACCAGATCGAATACACCGATAACAATCACCCTATCGCTGGATGCGGTTTTCTTTTAGATACAGGAGACGAAGTCCTTGCGGCCACAGCTAAGCACATTTTGATCTATTTCAAATCAGATAGTATGAAAACGGTTTCTTTTGACAATACATTGAAACTCTGGAAGATGTTTCCAAAGGACAATCCGGATGATGTGGTTGTGGTGGGCGAGCTGATTAATGAAAACAAGGAGGAACTTTTGGGGGAGGCACCAACCGGACAGGATTGGCTACTGTTCACTCTCAAGAAGAGGTCTCAAAACATACAGCCCTTGAAACTGCGATCCAGTCCGATGCAAGAGGGCGAAACAGTATATATCATTGGATGGCGATATTCCGACAAAGACTGTCCACAGGTAATCTATGAGGGGAATTTTGTGCGATCAGAGGAAGGGTCGTTTCTCATAACGACGAAAGAGTTGGAAGACAATACTATGCCGGGATTAAGCGGCTCCCCTGTCATCGATTCCAGAGGTTATTTGCTCGGTCTTATGTCTCAGAAAGCTGAAAAGATGGAGAGGCCATCCTCCACCGACTATCCCAAAATGCTCATAGGAAGAAGAACTAACGCGAAGGAATAG
- a CDS encoding SDR family NAD(P)-dependent oxidoreductase, with amino-acid sequence MKSKLALVIGNTDGIGLALTKKLLSMGWQVIGLSKSPSLIIESTYRHVIVDVTADDFIQQLRTVLEVTPDVSIYCAGIGEKFDVKSIEFEQKVFQVNLMGAVKTIEAILPALVQTKSGQIIVISSLADEIVSSDAPSYSASKGGLSSYVEGLALAVRKHGVSITNVRFGFVDTKMAKGEKLLMMTVENAVDHLLQCIKNRPIRYSRPRLMAVLVLLVRWFMKFRLSLTSGMPPKS; translated from the coding sequence ATGAAAAGTAAATTGGCTTTAGTCATAGGGAATACTGATGGTATCGGTTTAGCTCTAACGAAAAAGTTGCTATCAATGGGGTGGCAGGTAATCGGATTGTCCAAGAGTCCTTCCCTAATAATCGAGAGTACGTATCGTCATGTTATCGTTGATGTAACAGCAGATGACTTCATTCAACAACTCAGAACCGTTCTTGAGGTTACTCCCGATGTATCAATTTATTGTGCTGGCATCGGAGAGAAATTCGATGTCAAATCAATTGAATTTGAACAGAAAGTATTTCAAGTAAACTTAATGGGTGCGGTTAAGACTATCGAAGCAATTCTTCCTGCACTTGTACAAACGAAAAGTGGGCAGATAATCGTAATATCTAGTCTTGCTGATGAAATTGTTTCTTCAGATGCTCCGAGTTACTCGGCCTCAAAAGGGGGACTTTCTTCGTATGTTGAAGGCCTGGCTTTAGCTGTCAGGAAACATGGAGTTTCGATCACGAACGTCCGGTTTGGGTTTGTCGATACCAAGATGGCAAAAGGTGAGAAACTACTGATGATGACAGTTGAAAATGCAGTCGATCATCTTCTGCAGTGCATAAAGAATAGACCAATTCGTTATTCAAGACCGCGTTTAATGGCTGTCCTTGTGTTGCTCGTTCGATGGTTTATGAAATTTAGATTATCATTGACCAGTGGGATGCCCCCAAAGTCTTAA
- a CDS encoding NAD(P)-dependent alcohol dehydrogenase, whose amino-acid sequence MNKVRAFAATAADQPLQPFEYELAELGPEEIEIAVQYCGICHSDLNMIENQWEMTAYPIVPGHEIAGTVAAVGKSVQNVKPGDRVGLGWYSKSCMICDTCLAGDHNLCASSESTIVGRHGGFGDKVRCHWSWVIPIPDKLEIKSAGPLFCGGITVFNPIVQFDVKPTERVGVIGIGGLGHMAVQFLSKWGCHVTAFTSSSGKAEEARRFGAHEIVDSRDDKALEAAAGSQDFLLVTANVTLNWPLYLNTLRPKGRLHFVGAVLEPLAIPVFSLLMGQKSVSASPLGSPATTKEMLQFCTRHGIEPQIEVFPMSKVNEALDHLRAGKARYRIVLENDF is encoded by the coding sequence ATGAACAAAGTTAGAGCATTTGCGGCGACGGCTGCCGATCAGCCACTGCAGCCATTTGAATACGAACTGGCTGAATTGGGACCCGAAGAGATTGAAATCGCGGTCCAGTATTGCGGTATCTGCCATTCGGATCTTAACATGATTGAGAATCAATGGGAAATGACCGCCTATCCGATTGTCCCTGGCCATGAGATCGCAGGAACAGTTGCTGCGGTCGGAAAGAGCGTCCAGAACGTCAAACCGGGTGACCGGGTTGGTCTCGGTTGGTATTCGAAAAGCTGTATGATATGCGACACCTGTCTTGCAGGCGATCATAACCTATGTGCGTCCAGCGAATCGACCATTGTGGGACGGCATGGTGGTTTTGGGGACAAGGTTCGCTGTCATTGGAGCTGGGTTATCCCTATTCCCGACAAACTAGAAATCAAATCTGCCGGTCCGCTCTTCTGCGGAGGCATTACCGTCTTCAACCCTATCGTCCAGTTCGACGTAAAACCAACAGAACGGGTTGGCGTGATAGGGATCGGCGGACTGGGACATATGGCCGTCCAGTTTCTGTCTAAGTGGGGCTGCCATGTTACCGCCTTTACGTCTTCATCCGGTAAAGCTGAGGAAGCCCGACGGTTTGGCGCCCACGAAATCGTCGACTCGCGCGACGATAAGGCACTTGAGGCGGCGGCAGGATCTCAGGATTTTCTTCTCGTTACGGCCAACGTCACTCTAAACTGGCCTCTGTACCTAAACACCTTGCGACCCAAAGGACGTCTTCACTTTGTCGGTGCGGTTTTGGAACCCCTGGCCATACCCGTATTTAGTCTCTTGATGGGCCAGAAGTCGGTGTCGGCATCACCTCTGGGAAGTCCTGCCACAACGAAGGAGATGCTTCAGTTTTGCACCCGCCACGGGATAGAACCACAGATTGAAGTTTTTCCGATGTCAAAAGTCAACGAGGCATTAGACCACCTGAGGGCGGGCAAGGCGCGATATCGAATCGTTCTTGAAAATGATTTCTAA
- a CDS encoding GNAT family N-acetyltransferase, with amino-acid sequence MRLPILKGNTIHMRPLKRTDIPAIARGAHNKTISKFIPPIPYPYTVVEARKWVNCVHRSARADIAYQFGIERISKEGIVGMMGLNNLNWSDKNAEIECWLARPYWGKGFASEALKLLLRFAFGELKLHRVYAMMVSINEPSVRLLERHDFTREANWRKACRMNGGWHDVYAYGMLEEEAAKFK; translated from the coding sequence ATGCGTCTCCCGATTCTCAAAGGCAACACCATACACATGCGTCCCCTGAAACGGACGGATATTCCCGCCATAGCACGTGGCGCACACAACAAGACGATCTCAAAATTCATTCCTCCAATTCCATATCCGTATACTGTCGTGGAAGCGCGCAAATGGGTGAATTGTGTTCATCGTTCCGCTCGGGCCGACATAGCTTATCAATTTGGAATCGAGCGTATCTCGAAAGAGGGCATCGTAGGAATGATGGGGCTCAACAACCTGAACTGGTCCGACAAGAATGCTGAAATCGAATGCTGGCTGGCGAGACCGTATTGGGGTAAAGGGTTTGCATCAGAGGCTCTCAAACTGCTACTCCGGTTTGCCTTCGGCGAACTGAAATTACACCGCGTTTACGCCATGATGGTTAGCATCAATGAGCCATCTGTTCGCTTACTGGAGAGGCACGATTTCACTCGCGAGGCTAATTGGCGGAAAGCTTGCCGGATGAACGGTGGTTGGCACGACGTTTATGCCTACGGGATGCTGGAGGAAGAAGCGGCCAAATTCAAGTAG
- a CDS encoding aryl-sulfate sulfotransferase gives MMTLPHSLIRITYLVVLIGFLVCMSLYAQEQTVGLFVYDSSAHDGYNLFGSIRSNVTYLMDMYGRQVHSWQVDYPPGNSVYLLENGHLLRPSRPVNGGGGLIQEIDWDGTILWEYTYFDSTVRQHHDIEPMPNGNVLLLAWEYKTLEEAVAAGRDTSLLNDSTLWPEHVIEVEPNGATGGNIVWEWHLWDHLIQDYDPIKNNYGVVADHAELVNINWVLNFNADWIHANAIEYNAELDQIIICSRNLSEFWVIDHSTSTAEAAGHTGGNSGMGGDILFRWGNPQVYDAGSEVDQRLFLQHDAQWIEPGCPGEGNFLVFNNGGQSVLYSTVDEIESPVDAGGQYPPPTPGTPHGPTQASWVYVADPPGGFYSSNISGAQQLANGNTLICAGAGGRFFEVTPTFEIVWEYINPATTAGPVPQGVVPGNNSVFRCNRYLADYPGLLGRDLTPESTLETYPITISGTTEYPSNPSEVDSQVVILSTIKSDSGLATVTVMIDVGAGYQAFPMFDDGLHMDGSANDSLFGALLGSLEPGEVTYYIVALDDSSNTVNDPYNSPSIVYRFTVDSGCCNGDGLRGNVDYVLPDEINIADLTYLVAYLFTGGSEPPCMEEGDVDGNDEINIADLTYLVSYLFTGGPAPVACP, from the coding sequence GTGATGACACTACCTCATAGCTTGATCCGGATAACTTATCTGGTGGTTCTAATCGGATTTCTGGTTTGTATGTCATTGTATGCCCAGGAGCAGACGGTTGGGCTTTTTGTTTATGACTCATCGGCTCATGACGGATACAATCTGTTTGGATCAATCCGCAGCAATGTAACTTACCTGATGGATATGTACGGTCGCCAGGTGCATTCCTGGCAGGTAGACTATCCACCCGGCAATTCCGTCTATTTGCTTGAGAACGGTCACTTGCTAAGGCCGTCGCGGCCCGTCAACGGTGGCGGCGGACTGATTCAGGAGATCGACTGGGACGGCACGATACTTTGGGAGTATACATACTTCGACTCCACCGTTCGTCAGCACCACGATATCGAGCCTATGCCCAATGGCAATGTGCTACTATTGGCTTGGGAGTACAAGACTCTGGAGGAGGCAGTTGCCGCTGGACGCGACACGTCGCTGTTGAACGATAGCACCCTCTGGCCGGAGCATGTGATAGAGGTGGAACCGAACGGTGCAACCGGAGGTAATATTGTGTGGGAATGGCATCTCTGGGATCATCTGATTCAGGATTACGACCCGATCAAGAACAACTACGGTGTTGTAGCGGACCATGCGGAACTTGTGAACATCAATTGGGTACTGAACTTCAATGCTGACTGGATTCATGCCAATGCCATCGAGTACAATGCTGAATTAGATCAAATCATCATTTGCAGCCGTAACCTTAGCGAGTTTTGGGTGATCGACCATAGCACTTCCACCGCCGAAGCAGCTGGCCATACCGGTGGGAACTCTGGTATGGGGGGTGATATCCTGTTTCGGTGGGGAAATCCTCAGGTTTATGATGCCGGGAGCGAGGTTGATCAAAGATTGTTCCTTCAGCATGATGCTCAGTGGATAGAACCTGGATGCCCTGGCGAAGGGAACTTCCTGGTGTTTAACAACGGCGGTCAGTCAGTACTTTACTCAACAGTGGATGAGATTGAATCTCCGGTCGATGCTGGTGGCCAATATCCCCCACCGACACCCGGTACGCCCCATGGCCCGACGCAAGCATCATGGGTCTATGTGGCTGATCCGCCGGGTGGTTTCTATTCCTCCAATATCTCTGGCGCTCAACAGTTGGCCAACGGCAATACCCTGATCTGTGCCGGAGCTGGAGGACGCTTTTTTGAGGTGACTCCAACCTTTGAAATCGTCTGGGAATACATCAACCCCGCGACCACCGCCGGTCCTGTACCCCAAGGTGTCGTTCCCGGCAACAACAGTGTTTTCAGATGCAATCGGTACCTGGCGGATTATCCCGGCCTACTGGGTCGTGACCTGACGCCCGAATCAACTCTTGAAACCTATCCAATAACTATAAGTGGTACCACTGAGTATCCTTCAAATCCTTCAGAAGTTGACTCTCAGGTTGTAATACTCTCGACGATTAAATCTGATTCTGGGCTTGCAACTGTAACGGTCATGATAGATGTCGGAGCTGGGTATCAAGCGTTTCCAATGTTCGATGATGGCCTGCACATGGATGGAAGCGCAAATGACTCTCTTTTTGGAGCGTTGCTGGGATCACTGGAGCCCGGTGAGGTAACGTATTATATTGTAGCATTAGACGACTCTTCAAACACAGTAAATGATCCATATAACTCACCATCCATAGTCTACAGATTCACAGTTGACTCCGGCTGCTGCAACGGCGACGGTCTGCGCGGCAATGTCGACTACGTATTGCCCGATGAAATCAACATTGCTGACCTGACTTACCTTGTGGCCTACCTGTTCACTGGAGGATCAGAGCCACCGTGCATGGAGGAAGGTGACGTAGACGGCAATGATGAGATCAATATCGCCGACCTGACTTATCTCGTTTCGTACCTGTTCACTGGAGGACCCGCACCGGTGGCGTGTCCGTAG